The nucleotide sequence GGACTGGGATCGGCACCAGGACACCGGGATGGGGGCCGGGAcactggggccggggccgggacatggggatgggTACCGGGATGGGGGCCGGGACACCGGGACCTGCACCGGGATGGGGGCCGGGAtggggcaccgggaccgggacaCGGCACCGGGGTGGGGGCCGGGACACCGGGATGCGCACtgggaccggcaccgggacaCCGGGATGCGCACtgggaccggcaccgggacaCCGGGATGCGCACTGGGACCAGTACCGGGACACCGGGATGAGCCCtgggaccggcaccgggacaCCGGGACCGGCagcgggatggggacacggcCGGGGGGTGCCGCCATGAGACCCCGGGGGGacttgggggatttggggcactggggggggcactgggagggactgggggaactgggaggaactggggacactgggagggactgggggatTCGGGGAacgggggaaatgggggcactgggaggaactggggggcactgggaggaactgggggcactgggagggactggggacactgggagggactgggggaactgggaacACCAGGAGGGACTGGGGGAACCGcgtgggcactgggagcactggggggacCGGGATCACcagggggaactgggagcactgggatcattgggggggggcaccgaggaaactgggggtactgggagaagtgggagcactgggagcggggagggggcggcgggacCTGGGGCAAcgggagggaactgggagcgctgggggcaactgggagcggggagggggacacgtgggcatggggggggggactgggagcactgggggaggGGACACGTGGGCattggggggaactgggagcactgggatgggggcatgtgggcactgggagcactggaatgggagcactgggagcactggggaggaCACGTGGAGCCctgggggcacttggggggggggggcgggtcctgcccccctcccccccgccccatccccaccggggggaggggctggagggggggggcagcgctggCGCCGCCtgccggggcggggcgcgggggggagGGGTCGGGGcatggggggtggaggggggggcaggtggtgacccccccgtgcccccccagatCATCCAGGAGGTGGGCAgcctcttcccttcttctcGGGGCGCTACCAGGGCTGGAAGGACTCCATCCGCCACAACCTCTCCTCCAACGCCTGCTTCGCCaaggtgggggcgggggggcacggggggggcacggggggcgggggggggcacggggggggcacgggggggcatgggggggcacggggtacgggggggggacaagggggagGCCCGGGGGCGGTTGTGGGGTTGGGGTCCTGCCTACGGGCACCTGGGGtctgatgggggggggggcgttggggggggggcataatgggggggcacgggggggcttggggcaagggggggcaccgggggggttgtggggttggGGTCCTGCTTACGGGCACCTGAGGtccagtgggggggggggttgtgggggggtaatttggggggggtagaacggggggctatgggggggctggggggcacatctggggggggctgggggtcccatCTTGGGGGGCTGCACCTTGGGGTCCCATATGGGGGGGTCCAGGGGTCCTAcatgggggggtcgggggttcccatttgggggggggggcagggctcccatatgggggggggcagcacgtTGGGGTCCCAAATAGTGCCTCCAGGGGTCCCGtatgggggagtttgggggttcccattttgggggggggcccaggggtccaattttggggggagtgGGGTTCCCATTTGGGGGGGGAGCCAGGGATCCCATATGGGGGGGCAGCAGGTTGGGGTCCCAAATAGTGCCCCTAGGGGTCCCGtatgggggagtttgggggttCCCATTTTGGGGGAGTtcccattttttgggggggggtcccagctgTCCCAcgctttgcccccccccctttgtgcccccccaggtGCTGAAGGACCCCTCGAAGCCGTCGGCCAAGGGCAACTACTGGACGGTGGACGTGAGCCGCATCCCCCCGAGGCGCTGCGCCTGCAGAACACGGCGgtggcgcggggggggggcggggggggccggggggggcgccccTTCGCCCGCGACCTGGCCCCCTTCGTGCTGCGGGGGCAGCGCTACCCCCGGCCCTccgcccccccggggcaccccccCTTCTCCATCGCCTCCCTGCtgcgggacccccgggggggggggagggggacgcCGAGAGCCCCCCGAACGTCGGGGCCCCCCAAACGTCggggccccccccacccccccccgctgccctgggcccccccgggtgctgggggcagctgccCACCTCCTACAGCACGGCCGTGGCCCCCAACGCCGTggcccccccggcggcccccgtCCTGGCGCTGCGCTGGGGGGTCCTGCCCGTGGCGCCCCCCCCGCGGGGGTCCCgtccccgccccctcccccggctGAGCCCGAGGGGGCCCCTGGCCGCGCCCCCCCCAACAAGAGCGTCTTCGACGTCTGGCTCAGCCACCCCGCCGACACCGCGCCCCCCGCTGTACGGGTAGGGGGGCACCCCCGTGGGACCCCAATACGGGGACACCCCCACCATAGGGAGCCCCCCACAAGGACACCtccccccaaggaccccaatACGGGGACACCCCCATAGAGACCCCCCCCGTGGGACCCCAATACGGGGACACCCCCACCATAGGGAGCcccccacggggaccccccccataagGACCCCAGTATGGGGACACCCCCTTGGAAACACCCCTGCAGGGACcccccatggggacacccccatggggacacccctatggggacacccccatagggaccccaatatggggacacccccacggggacccccccataAGGACCCCAGTATGGGGACACCCCCTTGGAAACACCCCTGCAGGGACcccccatggggacacccccatggggaccccccatagggaccccaatATGGGGAcccccatggggacacccccgtggggacccccccatagGGACACCAATATGGGGACACCcccgtggggacccccccatagAGACCCCAATATGGGGACCCCCTATAGGGAAcccccacagggaccccccacAAGGACACCCCCCATAAGGACCCCAATATAGGGACCCCCCACGTGCACCCCAATACGGGAACACCCcaatgggacccccccacacacaagGACCCCACTATGGggaaacccccccccccatggggaccccccaCGGGGATCCCAATATGGGGACACCCCCGTGGGGCCCCCCATGGCGACCCCACTatagggacacccccccccccaaggtcccCAATATGGGCCCCCCCCTTGGGGACCTCCCATAGGGACCCCAATACAGGGACACCCCCCCCACAAGGACCCCAAtattgggaccccccccggggaccccactatggggaccccccctctgcccccccccgcccctccccccatgtccctgtgtccccccccccaataaaagcTTGGGGCCGAGCCCGGAGGCtgctgttgggggggggggtcgcagatgggtgcccccagcccccggggtccccccagtgctcccagtacggGGGGTCtcctcccagtgccaccccccccctccagggCCACCACCTGTggtggggggacgggggggggcaccttgggacatgggggggggcactgggacatactgggatgggggggggacacgacacCTGGGGGGACACCAGGACATGGtgggggggatactgggagacactgggggggggtggggcacacatattggggggggggggggcatgaggTCATGGTGGCActcggggacacgggggggggcacttggggaccgcatttggggggggcatcgggggggggacatggggacagtgggggggggcagggacttggggggggcacggggggggaccagggcacgggggggggcacggggggacacgcgcggaccccccccccccccccgggcgctCCTGGCGCTGGGATCCCGCGCGGAGCCCAGGCCCCGCCCATCgccccgccccccagccccaaggccCCGCCCACATccccgaggccacgcccccggcccaaggccacgcccacccgtatggccacgcccccacccgcgaggccacgcccccatccccgaggccacgcccccatccgcgaggccacgcccccatccgcgaggccacgcccccatccccgaggccacgcccccatccccgaggccacgcccccatccccgaggccacgcccccgccgctgccggccCGGCGCCgagctccggggggggggcgccgagAGCGGgtagggagggggagggggggtgggggaggggaagggggaggggggtgcgGGGGTCCCAgcaggttggggggggggcggggatcgggcccccagcccccacggCCCGGCTGCGGGAGCGGCCCCGCCCCCAAAACGGGGCCCCGCCCGctgggggggacttgggggctctgtggggtggggggggtgcccctgggggtgtaaatggggggctggggggctgtaACTGGGTGCGGGGGGTTCTACGGGGTGCGGGGGGTCGTCatggggtgccctggggtgtaaatggggggctggggggctgtaactgggtgcgggggggttctatggggtgcgggggggtcgtcatggggtgccctgggggtgtaaatggggggctgggggctgtaactgggtgctggggggttctatggggtgcggggggtgccctggggtgtCCGGGGGGGGTCGTGGAGATGTGATGGGGTGCGGGGGGTCGTTatggggtgcggggggctgtaattgggtgctggggggttcTATGGGGTGCCAGGGGGCTGTtatggggtgcgggggggtcaTTATGGAGATGTTACGGGGTGCCCTGGTGGTGTTCTTAAGGGGGTGCCATGGGGGTGTcgtggggtgccggggggctgtTATGGGGTGCGGGGGTGTTATGGGGTGCCATAGGGCTGTaattgggggctggggggtcatTATGGAGATGTTGTGGGGTGTTCTTTAGGGGGTGCCGGTGGTGccatgggggggttatggggggctgttatggggtgctgggggacatTATGGGGTGCCAAGGGGACGTTTTCGGGTGCAGGGGGCTgttatggggtgctggggggttcTATGGGGTATCGGGGGGGTTGTTATAGGGTGCCCTGGGGGTGTTCTTTAGGGGGTGTCGGGGGTGCCATGGGGGTGTTACGGGgttatggggtgctgggggagcggTGGGGCTGTTATGGGGTGCAGGGGGGTTCTATGGGGTGCGGGGTGGTCATTATGGGGTTCGGGGGAGGGGGTCATTATTGAGATGTTATGGAGTGCCATGGGGGTGtcatggggttatggggtgtgGTGGGGTTgttatggggtgctgggggtatGTTATGGGGTGCCGTGGGGTATtatggggtgctgtgggatGTTATGGGGTAttatggggtgctgggggtacgttatggggtgctgtggggtgttATGGGGTGTTATGGGGTGCCGTGGGGCACCGTGGGGTGCCATGGGTTGGTGCAGGATGCCTTGGGGTGCCACAGGGATGTTCTTTGTGGGGTGCCATGGGGGTGTTACAGGGTGCGGCGGGGTGCCGTGGGGTGCGGCAGGGTGCCCCCCACCCTACCCACCCCACCCCTTCCCCCCATTCCAGGCCCCTCcgtcccatcccacccccatgcccccggccccgctgctccccggccccgcgctgcccaACGCGGTGCTGAGCGCCGTCAGCCTGGCCTCCGCGCTGCGCACCCGCCAGGTGAGCCGGGCACGGCGCCACCATGCCGCGGGTGCCACGACGCGTGCCATGACACGGGTGCCACGATGCCGGTGCCACGACACCACGGGTGCCATGATGCTGGTGCCATGACACCACGGGTGGCACGACACCAGTGCCACGACGTGTGCCATGACATGGGTGCCACCACACCATGGGTGCCACAACACCGGTACCACGACACCACGGGTGCCGCGATGGTGGTGCCATGACATGTGCCATGACAACGGTGCCACGATGTGTGCCACGACACCACGGGTGCCACGACACCACGGGTCCCATGACACTACGGGTGCCATGATGCTGGTACCACGACACCACGGGTGCCATGACACTGGTGCCATGACGTGTGCCATGACATGGGTGCGGTGACACTGGTGCCATGACGCCATGGGTGCCACGACACCGGTGCTATGATGCTGGTGCCATGACGTGTGCCATGACATGGGTGCCACGACACCAGTGCCACGACACCACGGGTGCCACGACACCATGGGCGCCACAACACCACAGGTGCCATGACACCACGGGTGCCACAATACTGGTGCCATGACATGATGGGCGTCACGACACCACGGGTGCCATGATGCTGGTACCATGACACCACGGGTGCCACAACACCGGTGCCGTGACGTGTGCCATGACATGGGTGCGATGACGCTGGTGCCACAACGCCATGGGTGCCACGACATCAGTGCCATGACGTGTGCCCTGACACAGGTGCCACGACACCAGTGCCATGACACCGCGGGCGTCACGACATCATAGGTGCCACGACACCGGTGCCACGACACCATGGGCGTTACGACACCACAGGTGCCACAATACTGGTGCCACGACACAATGGGTGTCACGACACCACGGGTGCCACAACACCACGGGTCCCATGACACTACGGGTGCCATGATGCTGGTACCACGACACCATGGGTGCCATGACACCAGTGCCGTGGACGTGTGCCATGACATGGGTGCGGTGACGCTGGTGCCACAACGCCATGGGTGCCACAACACTGGTGCCATGATGCCAGTGCCATGACGTGTGCCACGACACGGGTGCCATGACACCACGGGTGCCACAATACTGGTGCCACAACACGATGGGCGTCACGACACCACAGGTGCCACGACACCGGTGCCATGACGTGTGCCATGACATGGGTGCCACGACATGATGGGTGCCACGACACCACGGGCGTCACGACACCACGGGTGTCACGCCGCCGGTGCCACCAACCCCTCTCCCCCGCAGGTGAACGGCGCTGCCGCCACCGCCTTCGCCCTGCAGGCACTGTGCGCGGCCTGCGACGCCCTCGGGGACGTCTTTGGGGACGCCGCCGGGGACCCCGACCCGCTGCCGGGCTGCTGGGTGTCGGCGGTGCTGGCGCAGCCGCTGCTGGCCTTCGGCTTCCTGTGGCACTGCGGCGACACCGGCACGGccacgctgctgctggcggccgcCGTGGCGCtggcccccgccgccgcgcgcCTCCCCGCCGAGGGCCGGGCGCTGGCCGCCCGCGgggccaccgccgccgcctccggcACCGTCCTGGCGCTGGCGGCGCTGCTGGCGGACGGGCCCGGTGCGCTGGGCGCCGTCCtgatgggtgctgctgggggctgtggcCGGAGCTGCGCCCGTGGGTGCTGCCGCCCGcctgcctggccctgcagcGCGCCCTGCGAGCGCGGCACCGCGgcggggggtggcggggggacggggggtgaGGGGGCGCCGGGGGGTGGCGCGGTGGCGGCCGCGGCGGCCATGGTGGTGGTGGCCGCTGGTGGGTCGGTGGCAATAAAGGAGTCAAAAGCGGTCCTCGGGGTCTTGGTTCCGGTGGCTTCATGTGGCACCGCCGGGACCGGTCAAACGTGGGGGCCTTGGGGTCGTGCCCCTGGAttcggggggcaccgggacacGCGGCaccgggggcagcgggcacggAGCGGTGCGGCACTGAGCAGCGTGGCACGGAGgagctcggcacggctcggtgcagtacggcacggcacggctcagCACGGCACAGCTCGGCttggcacagcacggcacagcatggcacggcGCAGAATGGCACAGcgtggcacggcacggcacggcttGTGTTTGCACGGCACAGCACAGGGACAagtggcacggcacggcacggcatgggACAGCGTGGCATGGGGGAGCtcagcacggcacagcacggcacggcacagtGCAgtgcggcacggcacggcacagaATGGCATGGtgtggcacggcacggctcggtgcagtacggcacggcacggctcagCATGGCACAGaatggcacggcatggcacggcatggcacggtgtggcacagcacagcacggcTCAGTGCAgtatggcacggcacggcacagcacggcacggcacggcatggcacggtgCAgtacggcacggcacagcatggcacgacacggcatggcacggtgtggcacagcacagcacggcTCGGTGCAgtacggcacggcacggcacagcacggcacggcacggcatggcacggtgCAGTACGGCACAGCACGGCtcggcacagcacggcacagcatggcacagtgCAGTACGGCACGGCATGgcctggcacagcacagcacggcatggcacggtgCAGTACGGCACGGCACGGTGTGGCACGGCACGGCTTGCTGCAgtacggcacggcacggctcggcacagcacagcaccactCAGCACCATatagcacagcacagcacagcacagcatggcacggcTCAGCACCGCACAGGAtggcccctgcccctgcccagccccacggcgcGCTGAGCTGgcctggggacactgggggtactggggacactgggacacatggggggcactgggagtactgggggCACCAGGAcatactgggggcactgggagtactgggggcactgggacacactgggggcactgggagtactgggggcactgggagtactgggggcactgggacacattggggacactgggggtactgggggcactgggacacactgagggcactgggagtactgggggcactgggacacaCTGGGACACACTGGGATtattgggggcactggggggactGGAAACACTAGgagcactggggacactgggagcactgggaatcctgggagggactgggagcactggggtcactgggagcactgggaatcctgggaggcactggggtcactgggatgggggcactgggagcactggggtaTCCCAGGGTGGGGGTGCCATGGGGCAcaatgggggcactgggacaccctggggagggcactggggcTTACTGGTGCTTACTGGGCCACATGGGCGTGCACTGGGCTCTAAAGCTGCCTACTGGTGCATGCTGGGCCACACTGGGACCAACTGGTGTATACTAGGCAGTGCTGGTGTGTACCAGGCCACACTGGTTTGTACCAGGCCACGCTGGGCCCCAGCGGTGTGTACTGGGCTGTTATGGCATGCACTGGGCCGTTCTGGCATGCACTGGGCCACTTTGGTGAatactgggctgtactgggccGCACTGGGCTGTACTGGTATGTACTGGTGTGCACTGGGCCACACTAGTGTGTACTGGTACATACTGCTGCATACTGGGATGCGCTGGTGCATGCTGGGCCacactgggccatactgggccACACTGGTATGTACTGGTGTGTACTGGGTCGCACTGGGCCATACTGGTGTTTACTGGTGTGTACTGTTTACTGTGTTTACTGGTGAGCCATATTGGCCCATACTGGTGTTTACTGGCCTATACTGGTGCTTACTGGCCCGCACTGGCCTCTACTGGTGCTTATTGGCCTGTACTGGTGTTTACAGGGCCGCAGTGGCCCGAACTGCCCCGTACTGGTGTTTACTGGTGCGTACTGGTCCATACTGGTGCTTACTGGGCCACCCTGGCCTGTATTGGTGTTTACTGGCCCGTACCGGTGCATAGTGGTGTTTAGCGGCCTGTACTGGTGTTTACTGGTGTTTACTGGCCCATACTGATGTTTACTGGGCCGTACTGGCCAATACTGGTGTTTACTGGCCCGTACTGGCCCATACTGGTGCTTACTGGGCTATACTGGTGTTTACTGGGCCACACTGGCCCATAGTGGTGCTTACTGGCGTGTACTGGCTCTTACTGGTGTTTACTGGCCCGTACTGGTGTTTACTGGTGTTTACCGGCCCATACTGATGTTTACTGTGTTTACTGGCCTGTACTGGCCCATACTGGTGTTTACTGGTGCGTACAGGCCCATACTGGTGTTTACTGGCCCGTCCTGTGCTTACTGGGCCATTCTGGTGCTTACTGGGCCGCACAGGCCCATACTGGTGTTTACTGGTGTTTACTGGTGCCTACTGGTGCGCACCGGCCCGTCCCGGTGCTTACtgggccgccccggcccccgtcGGCCCcccttaggccccgccccctttaggccccgccccctttaggccccgccccAATTCCCCACCCCCCGTGACGCCACaacccctccccctccccctccccctctggGCGTGCCCcgcgcgcgccccccccccattggcCCCGACCCCTCCTCGCCccgcctccccctcctcccatTGGCCCCGACCCCTCCTCGCCccgcctccccctcctcccatTGGCCCCGACCCCTCCTCGCCccgcctcccccctccccccattgGCCCCGACCCCTCCTCGccccgcctcccctcccccatTGGCCCCGAccccctcctcgccccgccTCCCCCCTTTCCCATTGGCCCCGAccccctcctcgccccgccTCCCCCCTTTCCCATTGGCCCcaactcccccctcccctccccaaccccGCCCGCccggtgggcgtggcctcgccGCGATGGCGGCGGGCTGAGGGGCGGCGGCCAtgtcggcggcggcggcggcggaggagcgcgaggccgggggggcccggccgcctccgccgccccccccgctccccgcggctCCGGGACCGGGCTCGGGGGCCCGGGcgaggctggaggaggaggaggaggaggaggaggagggggggaggcgctgaggaaggaggaggaggaggcggaggaggcgggggggcggcgggggggcccaGGCCTCACGGCGAGGCCGCCGCCGACGCGGACGCGCCCCCCAAGAAGCGGctgagggcggcgggggccggcggcggcggcggcggaggaggaggaggaggaggcggaggaagCGCGGcggagggggcggcggcgggcagcgtGAAGCTGGAGGAGCGGCTGCACTCGGTGCTGTGCTGCACCGTCTGCCTCGACCTGCCCAAGGCCTCGGTGTACCAGGTAGCGGGGGGGAGGGCCGCGGGGGCACCCCCCAACgggcacggggacccccccatggGGACGGGACCCCCCTAGagaccgggaccccccccctaGAGACGGGGACCCCCCCTAGagacggggacccccccccccccagagacggggacccccccagagacggggaccccccccccagagacggggaccccccccagagacggggaccccccccagagacggggacccccccccctagagacggggaccccccccagagaCGGGACCCCCCCACATAGGGACTGGGAGCCCCCCTATAGGGACGGGGATCCCCCCCCCAATAAGGCCCAGGCACCCCCAGTCCCAAGGGATCCAggcacctccccccccccccaaaaaaaaaaaaataggggcctgcgcacccccacccccaaaaaaaaaaggggtccCGTATATCCACCAAGTGtgccccctcccaaaaaaaagagGGCCCAAAGTAcgtccccccaaccccaaagaGCCAggatccccccccaaaataggGGCCTGggcacccccaccccctcccaaaAAAGTCTGGGCTCCCCCAGCCCGAAATAGGGGGGCCACAtgccctccgcccccccccccaaagtgtcccccagccccaaaaaaAGAGgtcccagaccccccccccccccccccaaaaaaaaaggggcccCAGAGTACCTCTCCCAGGAAgcagggacacccccccccccccaaacaggCTCTggacacccccaccccaaaaaaagagGTCCTAGAGAACCCCTCCTTCAAGGGGTCCAggcacccccccaaaaaaaataggGGCCCGtgcacccccaccccaaaaaaagggTCCCGTGTGCCCCCCGCCCCGAAAAATATGGCCCAgataccccccccaaaaataggGGCCCTTTCCCCtcaccaccccaaaaccagaccTCCTATATATCCCCTAAatgtgccccctgccccccaaaaaagaggTTCCAGAGACCCCCCCTCAAGGAGCcaggattcccccccccccaaaaaaaataggGGCCTgggcacccccacccccaaaaaaggggTCCTACATATCCCCCATatgtgccccctcccccccccaaaaaaagaggTACTGGAGTGCCCCCCTGACCCCAAGGAGTCcaggcacccccccccccaaaaaggttCTGGCACCCCCAGCCCGAAATAGGGGTCCCACGTaccatcccccccccaaatgtgccccccagcctcccccaaaAAGAGGtaccagaccccccccccccccaaggagtCAGGGcactccccccccaaaataagggCCTGGGCACCCCCACCCCGAAAAGGGGTTGCACATATCCCCAAatgtgccccccacccccaaaaaaaagagggcccaggcacccccccccccccccaaaggagTCTGGGCATCTCCATCCCAAAAAGGGGTCCCACAtacaccccctcccccccccaaaaatgtgTGTGTCCCTCCCAAAAACAGAGGTCCCAGAGTACCCCCCCAGAAGGGGAcccggtacccccccccccccaaaggcccagagctgcccccccccaaaagaaggGTCCCAGACCCTCTCCCCCCAAATGTGCCCCCCCCGAAAAAAGAGGCCCCCAAGTACCACCCCTTCCAAAAGAAAGGTCCCTGACCCTCCCGAAAAAAGAGTCCCAgatacccccccaaaaaaatgtgcccaccccccaaaaaagaggtCCTGGAGTACCCCCCCAAGGGGGCTAGAGACACCCCCCTTCCAAAATAtgggtccccaacccccccctaAAAAAGGGTCCCCGCTACCCTCCCCCCCCAAGTGTCCGagagtgtccccccccccaaaaaaaaaaagggtcccAGAGTCCCGTCCCCCCCACCCAAAGGGCCCCAGACACCCCCCCTTCCAAAATAAgggtccctgacccccccccccccaaaaaagacgGTCCCAGAGTCGtgtcccctccacccccaaagGTCCTGctcttcccccatcccccctcAAAAAAAGGGTCCAAAGttgcctccccccccaaaaaaagagcacagacctccccccccccccccaaaaaaaaaacagccccgCCCCAAAAGAAGCGTCCCACATCCCCTCCCCAAAgtcccagaccccccccccccatccaaaAAAAGGGTCCTGGAGTCCTCTCCCCGCCCCAGAAGGGGCCTGGACCCCCCCCGCATTTCAAAATAACGATCccggatcccccccccccatcccctaaaGGGTCCCAGAC is from Anser cygnoides isolate HZ-2024a breed goose chromosome 2, Taihu_goose_T2T_genome, whole genome shotgun sequence and encodes:
- the TMEM276 gene encoding transmembrane protein 276 is translated as MPPAPLLPGPALPNAVLSAVSLASALRTRQVNGAAATAFALQALCAACDALGDVFGDAAGDPDPLPGCWVSAVLAQPLLAFGFLWHCGDTGTATLLLAAAVALAPAAARLPAEGRALAARGATAAASGTVLALAALLADGPGALGAVLMGAAGGCGRSCARGCCRPPAWPCSAPCERGTAAGGGGGTGGEGAPGGGAVAAAAAMVVVAAGGSVAIKESKAVLGVLVPVASCGTAGTGQTWGPWGRAPGFGGHRDTRHRGQRARSGAALSSVARRSSARLGAVRHGTAQHGTARLGTARHSMARRRMAQRGTARHGLCLHGTAQGQVARHGTAWDSVAWGSSARHSTARHSAVRHGTAQNGMVWHGTARCSTARHGSAWHRMARHGTAWHGVAQHSTAQCSMARHGTARHGTAWHGAVRHGTAWHDTAWHGVAQHSTARCSTARHGTARHGTAWHGAVRHSTARHSTAQHGTVQYGTAWPGTAQHGMARCSTARHGVARHGLLQYGTARLGTAQHHSAPYSTAQHSTAWHGSAPHRMAPAPAQPHGALSWPGDTGGTGDTGTHGGHWEYWGHQDILGALGVLGALGHTGGTGSTGGTGSTGGTGTHWGHWGYWGHWDTLRALGVLGALGHTGTHWDYWGHWGDWKH
- the FOXH1 gene encoding LOW QUALITY PROTEIN: forkhead box protein H1 (The sequence of the model RefSeq protein was modified relative to this genomic sequence to represent the inferred CDS: inserted 2 bases in 2 codons; deleted 2 bases in 1 codon), translating into MPLPVPSRSPRARPQRYRRHPKPPYSYLALIALVIRAAPGRRLKLAQIIQEVGSLXPFFSGRYQGWKDSIRHNLSSNACFAKVLKDPSKPSAKGNYWTVDVSRXPPEALRLQNTAVARGGGGGGRGGRPFARDLAPFVLRGQRYPRPSAPPGPPNVGAPQTSGPPPPPPAALGPPGCWGQLPTSYSTAVAPNAVAPPAAPVLALRWGVLPVAPPPGVPSPPPPPAEPEGAPGRAPPNKSVFDVWLSHPADTAPPAVRGHQYGDTPVGTPP